A genomic segment from Aegilops tauschii subsp. strangulata cultivar AL8/78 chromosome 1, Aet v6.0, whole genome shotgun sequence encodes:
- the LOC109787343 gene encoding uncharacterized protein encodes MAFEDDYAARADGNTEISVKYTNKASCVEYCIGRFKYWLRNDDQKIVAPDVEYTWPRGPTQMAAVVQLCVGIYVLVYHISVADEHCRLLAAFLLDEEYTFVGVDINNDEKKLKHVGLVVQNFVDIQNMWRVPDPVTIKPKYGLANYAGSIIHHSYNKMKDALTEVRKEE; translated from the coding sequence ATGGCGTTCGAGGATGATTATGCTGCTAGGGCAGATGGAAATACTGAAATTTCTGTGAAGTACACGAACAAGGCTAGCTGTGTTGAGTACTGCATTGGCAGATTCAAATACTGGCTGCGGAACGACGACCAGAAGATAGTTGCACCGGATGTGGAGTACACCTGGCCTCGTGGTCCGACACAGATGGCGGCCGTGGTCCAGTTATGCGTTGGCATCTACGTCCTCGTGTACCACATAAGCGTTGCTGATGAGCACTGCAGGCTGCTTGCCGCCTTCCTGCTCGACGAGGAGTACACCTTTGTTGGGGTGGACATCAACAATGACGAGAAAAAACTCAAGCATGTTGGTCTGGTGGTACAAAACTTTGTGGATATCCAGAATATGTGGAGAGTGCCTGATCCAGTAACGATTAAGCCAAAGTATGGCTTGGCTAACTACGCTGGTTCCATCATCCACCACAGCTACAACAAGATGAAGGACGCTCTCACAGAAGTCCGGAAGGAAGAATGA